A section of the Burkholderia mallei ATCC 23344 genome encodes:
- a CDS encoding serine hydrolase, with amino-acid sequence MPSTPHHPSRLPVRLLFAVCIVWIASVLGVGFASPAHAAGKACARTSAAHGHACRSARAAHAKHAQRAARARHHAPHAKHKRAAIPGKAGHRARTAAHRHHPKRKRPRAARDTVVAAAKPQLLARCGYTAASRHLLRSRAIYVVDERTGTVLIERNANRVMPIASVTKLMTSMVALDTRAPMSRPLRVSAQDRDYEKFTGSRLKVGSVLSRRDMLHIALMSSENRAAAALSRDYPGGRPAFVAAMNRKARTLGMKRTHFVNATGLSPRNVSTARDLSRLVAAASRYPRIKTFSTATSKTVFPGRGQLRYVNSDALVRAGDSSIVLQKTGFINEAGHCVVLRYAVRGRPVDIVLLGAPGPHDHVADAAKIRRWLTCSMQ; translated from the coding sequence ATGCCATCCACGCCGCATCACCCAAGCCGCCTCCCCGTCCGTCTGCTGTTCGCCGTCTGCATCGTCTGGATCGCGTCCGTTCTGGGCGTCGGATTCGCGTCGCCCGCTCACGCGGCGGGCAAGGCCTGCGCACGCACATCGGCTGCGCACGGCCACGCGTGTCGCAGCGCGCGCGCCGCGCATGCGAAACACGCCCAGCGCGCCGCTCGCGCGCGGCATCATGCGCCGCACGCGAAACACAAACGCGCGGCCATACCGGGAAAGGCCGGACATCGCGCGCGCACGGCCGCGCATCGGCATCATCCGAAGCGCAAGCGGCCGCGCGCGGCGCGCGATACCGTCGTCGCGGCCGCGAAGCCGCAACTGCTCGCGCGCTGCGGCTACACCGCCGCGTCGCGCCACCTGCTGCGCTCACGCGCGATCTACGTCGTCGATGAGCGCACGGGTACGGTGTTGATCGAAAGAAACGCAAATCGCGTCATGCCGATCGCGTCGGTCACCAAGCTGATGACGTCGATGGTCGCGCTCGATACGCGTGCGCCGATGTCGCGCCCGCTGCGCGTAAGCGCGCAGGACCGCGACTACGAAAAATTCACGGGATCGCGCCTGAAGGTCGGCTCGGTGCTGTCGCGCCGCGACATGCTGCACATCGCGCTGATGTCGTCGGAAAACCGCGCGGCGGCGGCGCTCTCGCGCGACTATCCGGGCGGCCGGCCCGCGTTCGTCGCCGCGATGAACCGCAAGGCGCGCACGCTCGGCATGAAGCGCACGCACTTCGTCAACGCGACCGGGCTGTCGCCGCGCAACGTATCGACAGCGCGCGACCTGTCGCGGCTCGTCGCCGCGGCAAGCCGCTATCCGCGCATCAAGACGTTCTCGACCGCGACGTCGAAGACGGTCTTCCCCGGCCGCGGCCAGTTGCGCTATGTGAATTCGGACGCGCTCGTGCGCGCCGGCGATTCGAGCATCGTGTTGCAGAAAACGGGCTTCATCAACGAAGCGGGCCACTGCGTGGTGCTGCGCTACGCGGTGCGCGGGCGGCCGGTCGACATCGTGCTGCTCGGCGCGCCGGGGCCGCACGACCATGTTGCCGATGCGGCGAAGATCCGCCGCTGGCTCACGTGCTCGATGCAGTGA